In one Limosilactobacillus oris genomic region, the following are encoded:
- a CDS encoding YfhO family protein yields the protein MNFTFTRRSVKQLYLKYTVMFVFLAVCIFGTYLLTGHTFILSKDALNQHLPLMANYRAALIHFFHHPGQFQYWSWKMGLGTDTFQVYSYYTIGDVFAYLALLFPAAKMTLAYQVITVIRLYCVGLAFVYFAQHFRFRDNVILAGAATYMVNAFLLYACIAQPFFTTPFILFPLIVVQLERVLQGRSAWPLVGAFTWMLISNYYFAFVLGIGAVLYLILRVATHYRTKLNYWQTLAKLAFATISSILVSAVMLVPELIAVMNSTRTGSEFANGLKVYPLYYYLFLPKQLINGGQWYFMYWTALGIVSIGFLALVYIYSRPKQYPLLTISLALALIMLLIPAVGAFFNGMMSASNRWTLLIYLPLAMTVCILVQNAPQLSHRDLWILSWATGVYLLILIVTFFFENNDDIFMPVIFLIVSLLTLWMIDLHRPQSPDRWLLGLIVLNAAFNAVYSAFPYNGNFTKNMLSRGEYQAITANRYGGLDQGLTGKPFYRVSTVSQNQIINSSGSVDDLGPNLDNDLTSGLNNIDSYYSLQNKYLGQFNTSLQNNQYQANIPIRQADDRSIMNNFFGVKYLFVQSNGKNATKIPAGYFMDKATDPVINYDSGQPNPRAIQKGKEPFVPTQTIRYQSKQAFPLLYWQGDYISAKRYRRLSPTAKERALAAGVLVDGSTKGMRPANLHNQVYTLKSVLVSNRLNQVNPHQLKYTDSDENYQLQFPELENKKFAKRFKQTELHIEFSKIKYTPFSMKEQIKYDQKHLQQMAVNPGSVINQRFTKYQYWRYHVLNGSPDISFKLNYTSKFGTASVVQAKQNVLSLFKKVTNSTLNIGYYQGGLPEALTFQPSKLGTYQLDYKVVAEKLDSHYDQQVRAIQQHALTNLQFKRNQVSGTITTPRSGILTSSIPYSTGWTVNVDGHRAKTVRTNQAFLGVWLPAGQHHVAFNYQTPGLKTGVKMSLIGLGWLLITAGVSCVWKRR from the coding sequence ATGAATTTCACGTTTACCCGCCGGTCGGTAAAACAGCTCTACCTCAAATACACGGTGATGTTTGTGTTCCTGGCGGTTTGTATCTTTGGCACGTACTTACTGACTGGGCATACCTTTATCCTCAGTAAGGATGCTCTCAACCAGCACTTGCCATTAATGGCAAACTACCGGGCAGCTTTAATCCACTTTTTCCATCACCCCGGGCAGTTTCAGTACTGGTCGTGGAAGATGGGGCTGGGGACTGATACTTTTCAGGTTTATTCCTACTATACAATCGGTGACGTTTTTGCCTACCTCGCCCTCCTCTTCCCGGCCGCTAAAATGACCCTCGCCTACCAGGTAATCACGGTAATCCGGCTATACTGTGTTGGCCTAGCCTTTGTCTACTTTGCCCAGCACTTCCGTTTTCGTGATAACGTCATCTTAGCGGGAGCAGCAACGTACATGGTAAATGCTTTTCTCCTGTACGCTTGTATTGCCCAGCCCTTTTTTACGACCCCCTTTATCCTCTTCCCGTTAATCGTGGTTCAGCTAGAACGGGTCCTTCAGGGAAGAAGTGCCTGGCCGCTGGTGGGGGCCTTTACCTGGATGCTGATCAGTAATTACTACTTTGCCTTCGTCCTGGGAATCGGCGCCGTGCTCTACCTGATCCTGCGCGTTGCAACCCATTACCGGACAAAGCTGAACTACTGGCAAACGCTTGCCAAACTGGCCTTTGCCACGATTAGCAGTATCCTAGTTTCCGCGGTCATGCTGGTTCCGGAACTGATTGCCGTCATGAACTCTACCCGGACTGGGTCGGAATTTGCGAACGGTCTAAAGGTCTACCCTCTCTACTACTACCTCTTTCTACCTAAGCAGCTGATTAATGGTGGACAGTGGTACTTCATGTATTGGACAGCCTTGGGGATCGTCTCCATCGGCTTTCTGGCCCTAGTCTACATTTACAGCCGGCCCAAGCAGTACCCCCTTTTGACGATTAGTCTTGCCTTGGCACTAATCATGCTGCTCATCCCGGCTGTGGGAGCCTTCTTTAACGGAATGATGTCGGCTTCCAACCGCTGGACACTGTTAATTTACCTGCCACTAGCAATGACTGTCTGCATTCTCGTCCAGAACGCTCCCCAGCTGAGTCACCGCGACCTTTGGATCCTCAGCTGGGCCACCGGTGTTTACCTGCTGATTCTAATCGTCACCTTCTTCTTTGAGAACAATGATGATATTTTCATGCCGGTTATTTTCCTGATCGTTTCACTGCTGACCCTGTGGATGATTGACCTGCACCGCCCACAATCGCCTGACCGCTGGCTACTCGGCTTAATCGTCCTCAACGCGGCTTTTAACGCGGTTTATTCCGCCTTCCCGTATAACGGAAACTTCACGAAAAATATGCTGAGCCGGGGGGAGTACCAGGCAATTACCGCCAACCGCTATGGCGGCCTCGACCAGGGACTAACGGGAAAGCCATTCTACCGGGTTTCAACCGTCAGTCAGAACCAAATCATCAATAGCAGCGGGAGTGTCGACGACCTTGGGCCAAACCTCGATAATGACCTTACGTCCGGGCTTAATAATATTGACTCCTATTACTCCCTGCAAAATAAGTACCTGGGCCAGTTCAACACCAGCTTGCAAAACAACCAGTACCAGGCGAACATCCCCATCCGCCAGGCCGATGATCGAAGCATCATGAACAACTTCTTTGGTGTAAAATACCTCTTCGTGCAGAGTAACGGCAAGAACGCAACGAAAATCCCGGCTGGCTACTTCATGGACAAGGCCACGGACCCGGTGATCAACTATGATAGCGGTCAGCCCAATCCACGGGCCATCCAAAAGGGAAAGGAACCCTTTGTGCCGACCCAGACAATTCGCTACCAGAGCAAGCAGGCCTTCCCACTGCTTTACTGGCAAGGCGACTACATTAGCGCCAAGCGTTACCGCCGTCTTTCGCCAACCGCTAAGGAACGGGCGCTTGCGGCAGGAGTATTGGTGGACGGCTCGACCAAGGGGATGCGGCCGGCCAACCTTCACAACCAGGTTTACACCCTCAAGAGCGTGCTGGTTTCTAACCGGCTCAACCAGGTTAATCCCCACCAGCTCAAGTATACCGACAGTGATGAAAACTACCAGCTGCAATTCCCGGAACTGGAGAATAAGAAGTTTGCCAAGCGCTTCAAGCAGACTGAATTACACATTGAATTCTCCAAAATTAAGTACACGCCGTTTAGCATGAAGGAGCAGATCAAGTATGACCAGAAACACCTCCAGCAGATGGCGGTAAACCCGGGCAGCGTCATCAACCAGCGCTTCACTAAGTATCAATACTGGCGCTACCACGTACTTAACGGTTCGCCGGATATCAGCTTTAAGTTAAACTACACGAGCAAGTTTGGCACTGCCAGCGTGGTTCAGGCAAAGCAAAACGTCCTCTCCCTCTTTAAGAAGGTCACCAATTCGACCTTAAACATTGGTTACTACCAGGGGGGCTTGCCGGAAGCGCTGACCTTCCAACCATCTAAGCTCGGCACTTACCAGCTAGACTACAAGGTGGTGGCCGAAAAACTTGACAGTCATTATGATCAGCAAGTTCGGGCCATCCAGCAGCACGCCCTGACTAACCTCCAATTCAAACGGAACCAGGTCAGCGGGACAATTACCACTCCACGTTCCGGAATCCTGACTTCCTCAATCCCCTACTCTACCGGGTGGACGGTCAACGTTGACGGGCACCGGGCGAAAACGGTTCGCACCAACCAAGCCTTTCTCGGTGTTTGGCTGCCTGCAGGCCAGCACCACGTTGCCTTCAACTACCAAACACCAGGATTGAAGACCGGTGTCAAAATGAGCCTGATTGGGTTAGGCTGGCTATTAATCACCGCTGGGGTTAGTTGCGTTTGGAAACGTCGCTAA
- a CDS encoding patatin-like phospholipase family protein, with product MLYNAALVLEGGAFRGQYTAGIVDTFLAHHIEFRSVIGVSAGSLNGVNFVAKQYGRAASININYRHDRNYISMARVFKKQIINLDYLFEDHGYSWRNFDEQAYKRSSSHFTAVATSLNTGKTVFFTDPTGDELNQALKASSSMPFLSDPQETSQGLCLDGGIADSIPYDIAQQQGFDKIVVVRTRDAKYRKKPSSRAVKELYHRFYKDYPQFAEAGINRPLVYNRQITELNRLANDGKIFDIVPKKPIKIKRVEGNVRKIRKLYERGKKECEEYLPQMIAYLEK from the coding sequence ATGTTATACAATGCAGCACTTGTTCTTGAGGGTGGTGCCTTTCGTGGGCAATACACGGCCGGAATCGTCGACACATTCCTCGCTCACCATATTGAGTTCCGGAGTGTCATCGGGGTATCTGCGGGCTCACTCAATGGCGTTAATTTCGTTGCTAAACAGTACGGCCGGGCCGCCAGCATCAATATCAACTATCGGCATGATCGAAACTATATTTCAATGGCCCGGGTATTTAAGAAACAGATTATCAACCTTGATTATCTCTTTGAGGACCACGGTTACTCCTGGCGCAACTTTGACGAGCAGGCCTACAAGCGATCCTCTTCCCACTTTACAGCCGTTGCCACGTCCCTTAATACCGGGAAGACGGTCTTCTTTACTGACCCCACTGGTGATGAACTAAACCAGGCGCTTAAAGCGTCTTCCTCAATGCCTTTCCTCTCGGATCCGCAAGAAACCAGCCAGGGACTATGCCTCGACGGTGGCATTGCTGATTCGATTCCCTACGACATCGCCCAGCAGCAGGGCTTCGATAAAATCGTTGTCGTCCGCACCCGCGATGCCAAGTACCGGAAAAAGCCATCTAGTCGGGCAGTCAAGGAACTGTACCACCGCTTTTACAAGGATTACCCCCAGTTTGCTGAAGCGGGGATTAACCGTCCCCTCGTCTACAACCGGCAAATCACCGAGCTTAACCGGCTGGCTAACGATGGCAAGATTTTTGATATTGTGCCGAAGAAGCCCATCAAAATCAAACGGGTTGAGGGAAACGTCAGGAAGATTCGCAAACTCTATGAACGGGGAAAGAAGGAGTGTGAGGAATACCTTCCCCAGATGATTGCCTACCTCGAGAAGTAA
- a CDS encoding ASCH domain-containing protein produces MKALSLHPENAAAVAWGDKLVEYRTWQTNYRGPLLICASAKRQPGFLAGYALCVMNLEGIYHFPDGSYGWRFSPYPTGLSYHIEPAAIKGRQRLFNVDNVLIQPVKWEHQGQIDWEQAEQWLEQVYRPLIK; encoded by the coding sequence ATGAAAGCTCTCTCCTTACACCCGGAAAACGCAGCGGCAGTAGCCTGGGGCGATAAGCTGGTTGAATACCGAACCTGGCAAACCAATTACCGTGGACCGCTACTGATTTGCGCTAGTGCGAAACGCCAACCGGGTTTTCTCGCCGGGTATGCCCTTTGCGTGATGAACCTGGAGGGGATTTATCACTTTCCGGATGGTAGTTACGGCTGGCGGTTCTCTCCATATCCAACCGGGCTGTCTTACCATATTGAGCCGGCGGCAATCAAGGGCCGCCAGCGCTTGTTTAACGTGGATAATGTTTTGATTCAACCAGTGAAGTGGGAACACCAGGGACAAATTGACTGGGAGCAAGCTGAGCAGTGGCTGGAGCAAGTTTACCGACCCTTGATTAAATAA
- the xerS gene encoding tyrosine recombinase XerS produces MEADKYLTLIQSELAKLPDYVNEYYLGTNHAVTTTYQYLTEIRRFFDWLRVSGLTDAQDNTGISTKTLEKLRRNDIMLYIDHLKHTQNAQGRLNSPTSINRSINALRSLFKYLTVTADINDGEPYFYRNVMLKIDSLNDTQTLNYRAHTLSSHMYRGQMKFDFINFIQNEYLHKCDKRALPAFKVNRERDIAIIALILGTGVRVSEAANVNLGDLNINQGLLDVVRKGGQRDSVPIAPWSIQYLQDYLAIRAQRYHALKKDTAFFLTVYHGETRRMTANAIERMVKKYSTAFGHPLTPHKLRHTLASEMYEVTKDQVLVAQQLGQKGTSATDLYTHVGVTQQREALDEISKEKK; encoded by the coding sequence ATGGAAGCAGATAAATACCTAACCCTAATTCAGTCCGAACTGGCGAAGCTACCGGACTACGTCAATGAATACTACCTTGGTACCAACCATGCCGTCACGACAACCTACCAGTACCTAACCGAAATCCGGCGTTTTTTTGACTGGCTTCGGGTAAGTGGCTTGACGGACGCCCAAGATAACACCGGCATTTCCACTAAGACCCTGGAAAAACTTCGGCGAAACGATATTATGCTTTACATCGACCACCTCAAACATACCCAAAATGCACAGGGGCGGCTAAATTCGCCGACGTCCATCAACCGGTCAATCAACGCCCTCCGTTCCCTATTCAAATATTTAACGGTCACCGCCGATATCAATGACGGAGAACCTTACTTCTACCGCAACGTTATGCTGAAGATTGATTCCTTAAATGATACACAGACCCTAAACTACCGGGCCCATACCTTGTCTTCGCATATGTATCGGGGGCAAATGAAGTTTGACTTCATTAACTTTATCCAAAATGAGTACCTGCACAAGTGTGACAAGCGTGCTCTTCCCGCCTTTAAGGTCAACCGGGAACGGGATATTGCAATCATTGCCTTAATTTTAGGAACTGGGGTGCGGGTTTCCGAGGCGGCGAATGTTAACCTTGGCGACCTGAATATCAACCAGGGACTGCTCGACGTCGTGCGTAAGGGTGGGCAACGTGACTCGGTGCCGATTGCTCCTTGGTCGATCCAGTACCTTCAAGACTATCTGGCAATCCGTGCCCAGCGTTACCACGCATTAAAGAAAGATACAGCTTTCTTTTTGACAGTTTACCACGGTGAAACCCGGCGGATGACCGCCAACGCGATCGAACGGATGGTTAAAAAGTACTCAACCGCCTTTGGGCACCCTCTTACCCCCCACAAGCTCCGGCACACCTTGGCTTCGGAGATGTACGAGGTTACCAAGGATCAGGTCTTGGTCGCCCAGCAACTGGGGCAGAAAGGAACATCGGCAACCGATCTCTACACCCACGTTGGTGTCACCCAACAGCGGGAAGCATTAGACGAAATTAGCAAAGAAAAGAAATAG
- a CDS encoding site-specific integrase, giving the protein MSTKKREYIPKNKTNGQVKGRRKIWVENVKFLTLTEYEQLCNTIKAASRPELVNRNLLMIAIALNNGLRASDVVTLRVGHVLNKTKTRVIEQKTGKAKTLFWNNCLAEIINYLNDLNYHDENDYLFPGKQDGHFSVHGFYEMLQRMGRKTGNPQLAAKLGTHSFRKTFGRQLYKKGVNVEIISQLFNHSSERNTRHYLGIEQEDLDKVVQNFKFE; this is encoded by the coding sequence ATGTCAACTAAAAAACGGGAATACATTCCGAAGAACAAGACCAACGGCCAGGTGAAGGGCCGCCGGAAAATTTGGGTCGAGAACGTCAAATTTTTGACCCTCACGGAATATGAACAGCTGTGTAACACCATCAAGGCGGCGTCACGACCGGAACTGGTCAACCGCAACCTCCTGATGATCGCAATCGCCCTCAATAATGGCCTGCGGGCCTCAGACGTGGTCACCCTCCGCGTGGGCCACGTCCTCAATAAGACCAAGACCCGGGTGATTGAGCAGAAAACCGGGAAGGCCAAAACACTTTTTTGGAATAATTGTCTGGCTGAAATCATTAACTATCTTAATGACCTCAACTACCACGACGAGAACGACTACCTCTTTCCTGGAAAACAGGATGGCCATTTCTCCGTCCATGGCTTCTACGAGATGCTGCAACGCATGGGCCGCAAAACTGGCAATCCCCAGCTAGCCGCCAAGTTAGGCACCCACTCCTTCCGTAAAACCTTTGGCCGCCAGCTTTACAAAAAGGGCGTCAACGTCGAAATTATCTCCCAGCTCTTCAACCACTCCTCCGAGCGCAACACCCGTCACTACCTCGGGATTGAGCAGGAGGACCTTGATAAAGTAGTGCAGAACTTTAAATTTGAGTAG
- a CDS encoding 5'-nucleotidase, lipoprotein e(P4) family, whose product MNKFKKMAMQASAALLMALSVISFSGTATITAAKSDIGNQNTMAVAWYQTSAECKALYLQGYNIARRNLDQDLAQASAQPRAIILDIDETVLDNSPYQAYNALHDEQFPDHWNDWVNAAKAKPVPGAKDFLNYANQNGVQIYYVSDRSTGQLKATKKNLANQGLPQATDDHILLKGKNDKSKETRRQAIEKNNNVIMFFGDSLTDMNDPKSPSVKDRYQDVMENANQFGSKYIILPCPMYGGWEGALYGGNYNISNAQKTKDRKSHLTYFNPKTNKVENKTVTEP is encoded by the coding sequence ATGAATAAGTTCAAAAAGATGGCAATGCAAGCCAGCGCCGCTTTATTAATGGCGCTAAGCGTAATTAGTTTTAGCGGTACTGCTACTATTACCGCTGCTAAGTCCGATATTGGCAACCAAAATACCATGGCAGTAGCTTGGTACCAAACTTCTGCCGAATGTAAGGCCCTTTACTTACAGGGTTACAACATCGCTCGGCGGAACCTGGACCAGGATTTGGCACAAGCAAGCGCACAACCACGTGCTATTATTCTCGATATTGATGAGACTGTCTTAGATAACTCGCCATACCAAGCCTACAACGCTCTTCACGATGAGCAATTCCCTGACCATTGGAACGATTGGGTAAATGCCGCTAAGGCAAAGCCGGTTCCGGGTGCCAAGGACTTCTTAAACTACGCGAACCAAAATGGCGTTCAGATTTACTACGTGAGTGACCGGTCGACTGGCCAACTCAAGGCTACGAAGAAGAACCTTGCCAATCAGGGTCTTCCGCAAGCAACCGATGACCACATCCTGCTGAAGGGAAAGAACGATAAAAGCAAGGAAACACGCCGGCAGGCTATCGAAAAGAACAATAATGTCATTATGTTCTTCGGCGATAGTTTGACTGACATGAATGATCCGAAGTCCCCTTCTGTCAAGGACCGTTACCAAGATGTAATGGAAAATGCAAACCAATTCGGTAGCAAGTACATCATCTTGCCTTGTCCAATGTACGGTGGCTGGGAAGGTGCCCTTTACGGCGGCAACTACAACATCAGCAATGCGCAAAAGACTAAGGATCGGAAGTCACACCTGACTTACTTCAACCCAAAGACTAACAAGGTTGAAAATAAGACCGTTACCGAACCATAG